A genomic segment from Nicotiana sylvestris chromosome 1, ASM39365v2, whole genome shotgun sequence encodes:
- the LOC138876925 gene encoding uncharacterized protein has translation MHRQHDFDFVGLMEPMQDGSKLELYRRQIGFSKAFSNISNKVWAFVDELYDVTILYDMEQQLTLQMTHTETRIVQNVTLVYAKCDAIERIELWDSLYAMAADMDVPWLVGGDFNVIWDDEEKFGGRPVTLNEVDDFRHCMNTYNLFDLGFKLSIYTWWNGRAEEDCIFKRLDRCMANIDFQQMFPGIEVTHLPKTGSDHCPMLLKCNLESTVIKKSFRFLNFWTKHPTFKDVVNENWNADFEANPFTLFNHKMKKVKKDCHNGASQHMEIFSRRYLVWKR, from the coding sequence ATGCATAGACAACATGATTTCGATTTTGTTGGTCTCATGGAACCAATGCAGGATGGTTCAAAGCTGGAATTATACAGAAGACAGATAGGTTTTTCTAAAGCATTTTCTAACATTTCAAATAAGGTGTGGGCTTTCGTTGACGAACTGTACGACGTCACAATTCTATATGACATGGAGCAGCAGCTGACATTACAAATGACTCATACAGAAACACGCATTGTCCAAAATGTTACTTTGGTCTATGCCAAGTGTGATGCAATAGAAAGAATAGAGCTTTGGGACTCATTATACGCAATGGCAGCAGATATGGATGTTCCTTGGCTTGTTGGAGGTGACTTCAATGTCATATGGGATGATGAGGAGAAGTTTGGGGGACGTCCAGTGACTTTGAATGAAGTAGACGATTTTCGACATTGCATGAACACCTATAATCTATTTGACTTGGGATTCAAATTAAGTATATATACTTGGTGGAATGGAAGAGCGGAGGAAGATTGCATTTTCAAAAGACTTGACAGATGTATGGCTAACATTGATTTCCAACAAATGTTCCCTGGAATAGAAGTCACTCATCTGCCAAAAACTGGATCCGACCATTGTCCCATGTTGCTAAAATGTAATCTTGAATCGACTGTGATAAAGAAATCCTTCAGATTTCTCAATTTTTGGACAAAACATCCGACGTTTAAAGATGTGGTCAATGAAAATTGGAACGCAGATTTTGAAGCAAATCCTTTCACTTTATTCAACCACAAaatgaaaaaagtgaaaaaggacTGTCACAATGGAGCAAGTCAACATATGGAGATATTTTCAAGAAGATATCTAGTTTGGAAGAGGTAG